In one Pseudomonas sp. Bout1 genomic region, the following are encoded:
- a CDS encoding GNAT family N-acetyltransferase codes for MPLQRLNNLSEIAPDEWNALVPADQPFLRHAFLSALEDSASIGPHSGWQPEHLLHYEGGRLIAALPSYRKWHSYGEYVFDHGWADACERAGIDYYPKLLVAVPFSPVSGPRLLAASAEDGLELLKSLPGYLEIEGLSSAHINFTDALANTALAQQPGWLQRLGCQFHWQNRGYRDFQDFLDALSSRKRKQMRKEREQVAGQGIEFEWLQGHELSEAQWDFVYACYANTYAIRRQSPYLTREFFSLLAERMPEAIRVVLAKQGSRPVAMAFSLIGGDSFYGRYWGCLAEFDRLHFETCFYQGMDYAIAHGLQRFDAGAQGEHKLIRGFEPVITHSWHYLRHPGLKTAVADFLERESVGILAYAEEARAALPYRQG; via the coding sequence ATGCCGTTACAACGTTTGAATAACCTGTCCGAGATTGCGCCCGATGAGTGGAACGCGTTGGTCCCCGCAGATCAGCCGTTTCTGCGCCACGCGTTCCTCAGTGCACTGGAAGACAGCGCCAGCATCGGCCCGCACTCCGGCTGGCAGCCCGAGCATTTGTTGCATTACGAAGGTGGCCGGTTGATTGCCGCGTTGCCCAGCTACCGCAAATGGCATTCCTATGGCGAATACGTGTTCGACCACGGCTGGGCTGACGCCTGTGAGCGCGCGGGTATCGACTACTACCCGAAACTGCTGGTGGCGGTGCCTTTCAGCCCGGTCAGCGGCCCGCGCCTTTTGGCCGCCAGCGCCGAGGACGGTTTGGAGCTGCTTAAAAGCCTGCCGGGTTACCTGGAAATCGAAGGCCTTTCCAGCGCCCATATCAACTTTACCGATGCCTTGGCAAACACCGCGCTGGCCCAACAACCGGGCTGGCTGCAACGCCTCGGCTGCCAGTTTCATTGGCAGAACCGCGGTTATCGCGACTTCCAGGACTTCCTCGATGCGTTGAGTTCGCGCAAGCGCAAGCAGATGCGCAAGGAGCGCGAGCAGGTGGCGGGGCAGGGCATCGAGTTTGAATGGTTGCAAGGTCATGAGCTGAGTGAGGCACAGTGGGATTTTGTCTACGCCTGCTACGCCAATACCTATGCCATACGCCGACAATCGCCCTACCTGACCCGAGAATTTTTCAGCTTGCTGGCCGAGCGCATGCCCGAGGCGATTCGCGTGGTGCTGGCCAAGCAAGGCTCACGGCCGGTGGCCATGGCCTTCAGCCTGATCGGTGGTGACAGCTTTTATGGCCGTTACTGGGGCTGCCTGGCCGAGTTCGACCGGCTGCATTTCGAAACCTGCTTCTATCAAGGCATGGACTACGCGATTGCCCACGGCTTGCAGCGTTTCGATGCCGGAGCCCAGGGCGAGCACAAGTTGATTCGCGGGTTTGAGCCGGTGATCACCCATTCCTGGCATTACTTGCGTCATCCAGGATTGAAAACCGCGGTGGCAGACTTCCTGGAGCGCGAGAGCGTGGGGATCCTGGCGTATGCCGAGGAGGCGAGGGCAGCCCTGCCTTATCGGCAGGGCTGA
- the aceK gene encoding bifunctional isocitrate dehydrogenase kinase/phosphatase yields the protein MPQHTPALDIAQMILDGFDDYREHFRQITDGARERFEKAQWQQGQAASAARINLYEDKVSEVTARLRAAFDEAVLLDIAAWPRVKSAYISLIDLRFDDELSETWYNSTFCGLFSHDLISDGCMFIHTTRPSLRRARAAQTRTYKPGGKLAGMLEQVFADYSFSEPYADLPADLRRLEAQLRENLPDWVCKDPGLNVELFSSVLYRNKGAYLVGRIYTRDEQWPLVIPLLHREGRGIQIDALITDEADVSIIFSFTRSYFMVDVPVPAEFIGFLKRILPGKHIAELYTSIGFYKHGKSEFYRALINHLASTDDQFIMAPGVRGMVMSVFTLPGFNTVFKIIKDRFSPSKNVNRATVIEKYRLVKSVDRVGRMADTQEFADFRFPLSKFEPECLAELLDVAAGTVEVEGDTVLIRHCWTERRMTPLNLYLENANEAQVREALEDYGLAIKQLAAANIFPGDMLLKNFGVTRHGRVVFYDYDEICYLTEANFRHIPAPRTPEDEMASEPWYSIGPLDVFPEEFPPFLFADAGQRRLFDELHGELYNADYWKSLQEAIRAGKVIDVFPYRRKGLDNE from the coding sequence ATGCCGCAGCACACGCCAGCCCTCGACATTGCGCAGATGATCCTCGACGGCTTTGACGACTACCGCGAGCACTTCCGCCAGATCACCGATGGCGCCCGGGAGCGTTTCGAAAAGGCCCAGTGGCAGCAAGGGCAGGCGGCTTCGGCGGCGCGCATCAACCTGTATGAAGACAAGGTCAGTGAAGTCACGGCACGGCTGCGGGCGGCCTTCGATGAGGCTGTATTGCTCGACATTGCAGCCTGGCCGCGGGTGAAAAGCGCCTACATCAGCCTGATCGACCTGCGGTTTGACGATGAGCTCTCCGAGACCTGGTACAACTCGACGTTTTGCGGCCTGTTCAGCCATGACCTGATCAGCGACGGCTGCATGTTCATTCACACCACCCGGCCCAGCCTGCGCCGTGCCCGGGCTGCGCAAACCCGCACCTACAAGCCGGGCGGCAAGCTGGCAGGCATGCTGGAGCAGGTTTTTGCCGATTACAGCTTCAGCGAACCCTACGCCGACTTGCCGGCCGACCTGCGCCGCCTGGAAGCGCAGTTGCGCGAGAACCTTCCGGACTGGGTCTGCAAAGACCCGGGCCTCAACGTCGAACTGTTTTCCTCGGTGCTGTACCGCAACAAAGGCGCCTACCTTGTAGGACGCATCTACACCCGCGACGAGCAATGGCCGCTGGTGATACCGCTGTTGCACCGCGAAGGGCGCGGTATCCAGATCGACGCGCTGATCACGGACGAGGCCGACGTATCGATCATCTTCTCGTTCACCCGCTCCTATTTCATGGTGGACGTGCCGGTGCCGGCCGAGTTTATCGGCTTCCTCAAGCGCATTCTGCCGGGCAAGCACATCGCCGAGTTGTACACCTCCATCGGCTTCTACAAGCACGGCAAGTCCGAATTCTACCGGGCGCTGATCAACCACCTCGCGTCCACCGATGACCAATTCATCATGGCCCCGGGCGTGCGCGGGATGGTCATGAGTGTGTTTACCCTGCCGGGCTTTAACACCGTGTTCAAGATCATCAAGGACCGGTTTTCGCCGTCGAAAAACGTCAACCGCGCCACCGTGATCGAGAAGTACCGGTTGGTAAAGAGTGTCGACCGTGTCGGGCGCATGGCCGACACCCAGGAGTTTGCCGACTTCCGGTTTCCGCTGAGTAAGTTCGAGCCCGAGTGCCTGGCCGAGTTGCTGGACGTCGCCGCCGGCACCGTCGAGGTAGAGGGCGATACGGTGCTGATTCGCCACTGCTGGACCGAGCGGCGCATGACCCCGCTCAACCTCTACCTGGAAAACGCCAATGAAGCCCAGGTGCGCGAAGCGCTGGAGGACTACGGCCTGGCGATCAAGCAACTGGCGGCGGCGAATATTTTCCCCGGCGACATGTTGCTGAAGAATTTTGGCGTCACCCGTCACGGTCGCGTGGTGTTCTACGACTATGACGAAATCTGCTACCTGACCGAGGCCAATTTTCGCCATATACCGGCGCCGCGCACTCCGGAGGATGAAATGGCCTCTGAACCCTGGTACTCCATCGGCCCGCTGGATGTGTTTCCGGAGGAGTTTCCGCCGTTCCTGTTTGCTGACGCCGGGCAGCGTCGGCTGTTCGACGAACTGCATGGCGAGTTGTACAACGCCGACTACTGGAAAAGCCTGCAAGAGGCGATACGCGCCGGCAAGGTGATTGATGTGTTTCCTTACCGGCGCAAGGGGCTGGATAACGAGTAG
- the hrpA gene encoding ATP-dependent RNA helicase HrpA yields MTDQAPAIDQLLKNLDHAMLADRHRLRRQLLELRKKPDEEKLAQWVTRMQASCAQVTARRASLPVIRYDDSLPIAAKRDEIKAALLKHQVLIIAGETGSGKTTQLPKICLEIGRGQYGLIGHTQPRRIAARSVASRVAEELATPLGSLVGYQVRFEDQSDSNTLIKLMTDGILLAETQNDRYLERYDTIIVDEAHERSLNIDFLLGYLKTLLPRRPDLKVIITSATIDLERFSKHFDDAPIVEVSGRTFPVETWYRPLTLEQDEEGNRVEDDLTVDQAILATLDEIAAFERSERKSPGDVLVFLPGEREIRDAADMLRKAQLKHTEILPLYARLSPAEQQRIFQSHPGRRVVLATNVAETSLTVPGIRYVIDSGTARISRYSYRAKVQRLPIEAISQASANQRKGRCGRVEPGICVRLFSEEDFIGRPEFTDPEILRTNLAAVILQMLHLRLGEITDFPFIEPPDGKAISDGFNLLQELSAVDRNSQLTPMGRQLARLPVDPRMGRMLLEAAKLGSLQEVLIVASAMSIQDPRERPPERQQAADQAHAQWKDPDSDFAGLVNLWRGFEEQRQELTASPLRNWCRKNFLNYLRLREWRDSHRQLSLICRDMQLTVNKEPADFPKLHKAVLSGLLSQIGQKTEDGDYLGARQRRFWIHPSSGIGKKRPQWLMTAELVETTKLYARMVAKIDADWIEPLAGHLIKKNHFEPHWEKKRGQVVAFEQITLFGLIIVGRRPVHYGPIDPVTSRELFIREGLVRGEIQSRARCLTANQQLLEQLDELEAKARRRDILADEETLYAFYDARLPAEIHQTATFDSWYKVNSQKDPQLLIMREEDVLAREASEVTAAHYPDTLHLGDLALALSYHFEPNHPRDGVTLRVPAPLLPALPPERLEWLVPGVIEAKCIALVRNLPKALRKNFVPVPDFVKAALQRIEFGQGSLPQALGRELLRMTGARVSDEAWAEAAQQVENHLKMNLEVVDGQGKFLGEGRDLAELTARFAEASQAALAVPQTAKSQQPVEAKVFAAVAEKTQQNIAGLSMTVYPALVEENGTVKEGRFSTAAEAEFQHRRALQRLLLQQLAEPAKFLRGKLPGLTELGLMYRELGRIEALVEDILLASLDSCVLEGEASLPRDGAGLAALAERKRASWTEHAERQARLTLDILKLWHGLQKRFKGKIDLAQAVALNDIKQQLGNLVYPGFVRETPAQWFKELPRFLKAIELRLEKLPSQVQKDRVWSTELGGLWSQYQNRLNKHAQEGKRDPQLELYRWWLEEYRVSLFAQQLGTRVPISDKRLSKQWSLVEA; encoded by the coding sequence ATGACTGACCAAGCGCCCGCTATCGACCAACTGCTGAAAAACCTCGATCACGCCATGCTCGCCGACCGCCATCGCTTGCGTCGGCAACTGCTTGAGTTGCGCAAGAAACCCGATGAGGAAAAACTTGCGCAGTGGGTGACGCGGATGCAGGCCTCCTGCGCCCAGGTGACGGCGCGGCGTGCCAGCCTGCCGGTGATTCGCTACGACGACAGCCTGCCGATCGCCGCCAAGCGCGATGAGATCAAGGCCGCGCTGCTCAAGCATCAGGTGCTGATCATTGCCGGCGAGACCGGCTCGGGTAAAACCACCCAGTTGCCGAAAATCTGCCTGGAAATCGGCCGCGGCCAATATGGTTTGATCGGCCACACCCAGCCGCGGCGGATTGCGGCGCGCAGTGTGGCGAGCCGGGTCGCCGAAGAGTTGGCGACGCCGCTGGGGTCGCTGGTGGGCTATCAAGTGCGGTTTGAGGACCAGAGTGATTCCAACACTCTGATCAAGCTGATGACCGACGGCATCCTGCTGGCCGAAACCCAGAACGACCGCTACCTCGAACGCTACGACACGATCATCGTCGACGAAGCCCACGAACGCAGCCTGAACATCGACTTCCTGCTGGGCTACCTGAAAACCCTGCTGCCGCGTCGCCCGGACCTCAAAGTCATCATCACCTCGGCCACCATCGACCTGGAGCGCTTTTCCAAGCATTTCGACGATGCGCCGATTGTCGAGGTGTCGGGCCGCACCTTCCCGGTAGAAACCTGGTACCGCCCGCTGACCCTGGAGCAGGACGAGGAGGGCAACCGTGTCGAGGACGACCTGACCGTCGACCAGGCGATTCTCGCCACCCTTGATGAAATTGCCGCCTTTGAACGCAGCGAGCGCAAGAGCCCGGGCGATGTGCTGGTGTTCCTGCCCGGCGAGCGCGAGATTCGCGACGCCGCCGACATGCTGCGCAAGGCCCAGCTCAAGCACACCGAGATTCTGCCGTTGTATGCGCGCCTGTCGCCGGCCGAGCAGCAGCGGATTTTCCAGTCCCACCCGGGCCGCCGTGTAGTGTTGGCGACCAACGTCGCAGAAACCTCGCTGACCGTGCCGGGCATTCGGTATGTGATCGACAGCGGCACCGCGCGCATCAGCCGCTACAGCTACCGCGCCAAGGTCCAGCGCTTGCCGATCGAGGCGATTTCCCAGGCCAGTGCCAACCAGCGTAAAGGCCGGTGCGGGCGGGTGGAGCCGGGTATTTGCGTGCGCCTGTTCAGCGAAGAAGACTTTATCGGGCGTCCGGAATTTACCGACCCCGAGATTCTGCGCACCAACCTTGCGGCCGTGATCCTGCAGATGCTGCACCTGCGCCTGGGCGAGATCACCGACTTCCCGTTTATCGAGCCGCCGGATGGCAAGGCCATCAGTGACGGTTTCAACCTGTTGCAAGAATTGTCGGCCGTCGACCGCAACAGCCAACTGACGCCGATGGGCCGCCAACTGGCGCGTTTGCCGGTAGACCCGCGCATGGGCCGCATGTTGCTGGAAGCCGCCAAGCTGGGCAGCCTGCAGGAAGTGCTGATCGTTGCCAGCGCGATGTCGATCCAGGACCCGCGCGAACGCCCGCCGGAACGCCAGCAAGCCGCCGACCAGGCTCATGCACAATGGAAAGACCCGGATTCGGATTTTGCCGGATTGGTGAACCTGTGGCGCGGCTTTGAAGAACAGCGCCAGGAGTTGACCGCCAGCCCGCTGCGCAACTGGTGCCGCAAGAATTTCCTGAATTACCTGCGCCTGCGGGAATGGCGTGATTCCCACCGCCAGTTGAGCCTGATTTGCCGCGACATGCAGTTGACCGTCAACAAGGAACCTGCAGATTTCCCGAAACTGCATAAGGCGGTGCTGTCCGGCTTGTTGAGCCAGATCGGCCAGAAAACCGAGGACGGCGATTACCTGGGCGCGCGTCAGCGACGCTTCTGGATTCACCCCTCCTCGGGCATCGGCAAGAAGCGCCCGCAATGGCTGATGACCGCCGAACTGGTGGAAACCACCAAGCTGTATGCGCGGATGGTGGCCAAGATCGACGCCGACTGGATCGAACCGTTGGCCGGGCACCTGATCAAGAAAAACCACTTCGAACCCCATTGGGAGAAGAAGCGCGGCCAAGTGGTGGCGTTTGAGCAGATCACCCTGTTCGGGTTGATCATCGTCGGTCGCCGGCCGGTGCATTACGGGCCGATTGACCCGGTGACGTCCCGCGAGCTGTTTATTCGCGAAGGCCTGGTGCGCGGCGAGATTCAGTCCCGGGCCCGGTGCCTGACTGCCAACCAGCAACTGCTGGAACAGCTCGACGAACTGGAAGCCAAGGCCCGCCGGCGCGACATCCTGGCGGACGAAGAAACGTTGTACGCCTTCTACGATGCGCGCCTGCCGGCCGAGATTCACCAGACCGCGACTTTCGACAGTTGGTACAAGGTCAACAGCCAGAAAGACCCGCAACTGCTGATCATGCGCGAAGAAGACGTGCTGGCCCGCGAGGCCAGTGAAGTCACCGCTGCCCATTATCCAGACACGTTGCACCTGGGCGACCTGGCGCTGGCGTTGAGTTATCACTTCGAACCCAACCATCCCCGGGACGGCGTGACCTTGCGTGTGCCGGCGCCGCTGTTGCCGGCATTGCCGCCCGAACGCCTGGAATGGCTGGTGCCGGGTGTGATCGAGGCCAAGTGCATTGCATTGGTGCGCAATTTGCCCAAGGCGCTGCGCAAGAACTTTGTGCCGGTGCCCGATTTCGTCAAGGCGGCGTTGCAACGCATCGAATTTGGCCAGGGCTCGTTGCCCCAGGCGTTGGGGCGCGAGTTATTGCGTATGACCGGCGCGCGGGTCAGCGATGAAGCCTGGGCCGAAGCCGCGCAACAGGTGGAAAACCACCTGAAGATGAACCTTGAAGTGGTCGACGGCCAGGGCAAGTTTCTTGGCGAGGGCCGCGACCTGGCCGAGTTGACCGCACGCTTCGCCGAGGCCAGTCAGGCCGCATTGGCGGTGCCGCAGACCGCGAAAAGCCAGCAGCCTGTAGAGGCCAAGGTGTTTGCGGCGGTGGCCGAGAAAACCCAACAAAACATCGCCGGGCTGTCGATGACGGTATATCCGGCATTGGTGGAAGAAAACGGCACGGTGAAGGAGGGGCGTTTCTCCACCGCCGCCGAGGCCGAGTTCCAGCATCGTCGGGCCTTGCAACGCCTGCTGTTGCAGCAATTGGCCGAACCGGCAAAATTCCTGCGGGGCAAGTTGCCCGGCCTGACCGAGTTGGGGCTGATGTACCGCGAACTGGGGCGTATCGAAGCCCTGGTGGAAGACATTCTGTTGGCCAGCCTCGACAGCTGCGTGCTGGAAGGCGAGGCCAGCCTGCCACGGGACGGTGCTGGCCTGGCCGCGCTGGCCGAGCGCAAGCGCGCAAGTTGGACCGAGCATGCCGAGCGCCAGGCGCGTCTGACCCTCGACATCCTGAAACTGTGGCATGGCCTGCAAAAACGCTTCAAGGGCAAGATTGACCTGGCCCAGGCCGTGGCTCTCAATGACATCAAGCAGCAACTGGGCAACCTGGTGTACCCCGGTTTTGTGCGGGAAACCCCGGCACAATGGTTCAAGGAACTGCCGCGGTTCCTCAAGGCCATCGAGTTGCGCCTGGAGAAACTGCCGAGCCAGGTGCAAAAGGATCGGGTCTGGAGTACGGAGCTCGGCGGCCTGTGGAGCCAATATCAGAACCGCCTGAACAAGCATGCCCAGGAAGGCAAGCGCGACCCCCAGCTAGAGCTGTATCGCTGGTGGCTGGAGGAATACCGGGTGTCGCTGTTTGCCCAGCAGTTGGGCACCAGGGTGCCGATTTCCGACAAGCGTCTGAGCAAACAATGGAGCCTGGTCGAAGCGTGA
- a CDS encoding beta-ketoacyl-ACP synthase III, whose protein sequence is MHNVVISGTGLYTPANSISNEELVQSFNAYVQQFNLDNAAAIERGDVQPLTESSAAFIEKASGIKSRFVMDKAGILDPQRMAPRLPERSNDEWSILCQMAVGAAEQALQRAGKTAADIDGVIVACSNLQRAYPAIAIEVQEALGIQGFGFDMNVACSSATFGIQNAANSIQLGQARAILMVNPEICTGHLNFRDRDSHFIFGDAATAVILERADLATSEHQFDVVSTKLLTKFSNNIRNNFGFLNRAAPEGIGAPDKLFVQEGRKVFRDVCPMVAELIGKHLAENQLNVGDVKRFWLHQANLSMNHLIVKKLLGREASVEEAPVILDTYANTSSAGSVIAFHTYQDDLPKGAVAVLSSFGAGYSIGSVILRKR, encoded by the coding sequence GTGCATAACGTCGTCATCAGCGGCACAGGCCTGTACACCCCGGCCAACAGCATCTCCAACGAAGAGCTGGTGCAGTCTTTCAATGCTTACGTGCAACAGTTCAACCTGGATAACGCCGCAGCCATCGAACGCGGTGACGTCCAGCCACTGACCGAATCCAGCGCTGCCTTTATCGAAAAGGCCTCGGGCATCAAGAGCCGCTTTGTGATGGACAAGGCCGGCATTCTGGACCCGCAGCGCATGGCACCACGCCTGCCCGAGCGCTCCAACGACGAATGGTCGATCCTCTGCCAGATGGCCGTGGGTGCCGCCGAGCAAGCGTTGCAGCGCGCGGGCAAGACCGCCGCTGACATCGACGGCGTGATCGTTGCCTGTTCCAACTTGCAGCGTGCGTACCCGGCCATTGCGATTGAAGTCCAGGAAGCGCTGGGCATTCAGGGCTTCGGCTTTGACATGAACGTGGCCTGTTCCTCGGCGACCTTCGGTATCCAGAACGCCGCCAACAGCATCCAGCTGGGCCAGGCGCGGGCCATCCTGATGGTCAACCCGGAGATCTGCACCGGCCACCTGAACTTCCGTGACCGCGACAGCCACTTCATTTTTGGCGATGCGGCCACCGCCGTGATTCTGGAGCGGGCTGACCTTGCCACTTCCGAGCATCAGTTCGACGTGGTGAGCACCAAGCTGCTGACCAAATTCTCCAATAACATCCGCAACAACTTCGGTTTCCTCAACCGCGCGGCGCCAGAGGGCATCGGTGCCCCAGATAAGCTGTTCGTGCAAGAAGGCCGCAAAGTCTTCCGTGATGTGTGCCCGATGGTCGCCGAGTTGATCGGCAAGCACTTGGCGGAAAACCAACTGAACGTGGGCGATGTAAAGCGCTTCTGGCTGCACCAGGCCAACCTCAGCATGAACCACCTGATCGTCAAGAAACTGCTGGGCCGCGAGGCGTCGGTGGAAGAAGCGCCGGTGATCCTCGATACTTACGCCAACACCAGCTCGGCGGGTTCGGTGATTGCGTTCCACACCTACCAGGACGATCTGCCCAAAGGCGCTGTGGCGGTGCTCAGTTCGTTTGGCGCAGGGTATTCGATTGGTAGCGTGATTTTGCGCAAACGCTGA
- a CDS encoding restriction endonuclease, whose product MLLGKTLHDPQPQAANSTQPTPSAAGAQGIAHSDKALDPHRLRDLTLVGVGSSVAYLANELTRRFAADGPALPLRGKVSIIGQEDPWSANVRGQGYINHQHEIIDQWGPKAPAYNPAYADRGEFAASNQAQLERAKALGAEHLPAQITSISQLKNGTYHIQLENGQAIESRQVVLGMGAGPHTRLWNTDGVQTQAEQRLGNIRPHQQEALQGKVLDLDEFMRATDSSPEQFAGKRVVVHGPNAGIDAVERAGELGAHVNWMIRSTKPVLLDGHQLKFAPEVARNNLVSVDELDIYPNTAPQGSALRLNYSAPGDDPLAPRKTLDADYYVYALGQDIHKPGSAGAILGDLLGKLEPVYDYDQVYSDQPYKTVVGLQSRGSDSSQGLVVVGAAVAQLAANVQHSYLDHAAERIFQHLEKLPGFQGETLSRLMLDGASRQDIQTHLHAWAATTPSAPAVQVLHNQVSDYLAARDYFQQQAAKKGTRGVVGEVENQTLNQVASVVVSPQLGTVKASTAALSGLMPAYVANGENNFTMDDRTMLRAGIADRYPNIDNARASQFIEDVMDLRHLGSQAFINKANAEGASQAPVQTPVVGVPAPVREGYEAQLEALNNGADNEPLSRQWERAQ is encoded by the coding sequence ATGCTACTCGGAAAAACCCTGCATGACCCACAGCCCCAAGCGGCCAATTCAACACAACCGACACCCTCGGCGGCGGGTGCCCAGGGCATTGCCCATTCGGACAAAGCGCTTGACCCGCACCGGCTGCGCGACCTGACATTGGTCGGCGTAGGCAGCAGCGTGGCCTACCTGGCCAATGAATTGACCCGCCGGTTTGCCGCAGACGGCCCAGCATTACCGTTGCGGGGCAAAGTCAGCATTATCGGCCAGGAAGACCCGTGGTCGGCCAATGTTCGCGGCCAGGGCTACATCAACCATCAGCATGAAATCATCGATCAGTGGGGCCCGAAGGCGCCTGCCTACAACCCCGCCTACGCAGACCGGGGCGAGTTCGCAGCGAGCAACCAGGCCCAGCTGGAACGCGCGAAAGCGCTGGGGGCAGAACATCTGCCGGCGCAGATAACCTCAATCAGCCAGCTGAAAAACGGTACTTATCACATTCAACTGGAAAACGGCCAAGCCATAGAAAGCCGCCAGGTAGTACTAGGGATGGGCGCTGGGCCGCACACCCGCTTATGGAACACCGACGGCGTGCAGACCCAGGCAGAACAACGCCTGGGCAATATCCGCCCGCATCAGCAGGAGGCTTTGCAGGGCAAGGTATTGGACTTGGACGAGTTCATGCGAGCGACCGACAGTAGCCCTGAACAGTTCGCGGGCAAGCGCGTGGTGGTGCATGGCCCCAATGCGGGGATCGATGCGGTGGAGCGCGCGGGAGAACTGGGCGCCCACGTCAACTGGATGATCCGCAGCACCAAGCCGGTGCTGCTGGACGGCCATCAACTGAAATTTGCCCCCGAGGTGGCCAGGAACAATCTGGTTTCGGTGGATGAACTCGACATCTACCCAAACACCGCCCCGCAAGGCTCGGCCCTGCGCCTGAACTACAGCGCACCTGGCGATGACCCGCTGGCGCCTCGCAAAACCCTCGACGCCGATTACTACGTGTATGCCCTTGGGCAGGACATCCACAAGCCGGGAAGTGCCGGTGCCATCCTGGGGGACTTGTTGGGCAAGCTGGAGCCTGTCTACGACTACGATCAGGTCTATAGCGACCAACCCTACAAAACGGTAGTGGGCCTGCAAAGCCGTGGCAGCGACAGCAGCCAGGGGTTAGTGGTGGTTGGTGCAGCGGTAGCACAACTGGCCGCCAACGTTCAGCACAGCTATCTGGACCACGCGGCCGAGCGTATTTTCCAGCACTTGGAAAAGCTCCCCGGCTTCCAGGGCGAGACGCTTTCACGCTTGATGCTGGACGGGGCAAGCCGGCAAGACATTCAGACACACCTGCACGCCTGGGCGGCAACCACGCCCTCCGCCCCGGCGGTACAGGTACTGCACAATCAAGTGTCGGATTACCTGGCGGCTCGCGACTACTTCCAGCAGCAAGCCGCAAAAAAAGGCACGCGCGGCGTCGTCGGTGAAGTGGAAAACCAAACGCTCAACCAGGTGGCTTCGGTGGTCGTGTCGCCGCAGTTGGGCACCGTGAAGGCTTCAACCGCTGCCCTCTCGGGGCTGATGCCGGCGTACGTGGCCAATGGTGAAAACAACTTCACCATGGACGATCGCACCATGTTGCGCGCGGGCATCGCAGACCGCTACCCGAACATCGATAATGCCAGGGCCAGCCAGTTCATCGAGGACGTGATGGACCTGCGCCACCTGGGCAGCCAGGCCTTTATCAACAAGGCAAACGCCGAAGGGGCAAGCCAGGCGCCTGTGCAAACGCCCGTGGTGGGCGTACCGGCGCCCGTCAGGGAAGGCTATGAGGCGCAGTTGGAAGCCTTGAATAATGGCGCCGACAACGAACCATTAAGCCGTCAGTGGGAACGCGCACAGTAA
- a CDS encoding zf-HC2 domain-containing protein, translating into MLTCKEQVARSSDYLDGQLTFRERLLVRHHLMFCPNCRRFIRQMRLMQATLKILPEPPIADVDALAERLAAERSREQ; encoded by the coding sequence ATGTTGACCTGTAAAGAACAAGTGGCGCGTTCCAGTGACTATCTCGATGGGCAACTGACTTTTCGAGAACGTCTGCTGGTGCGCCATCACCTGATGTTCTGCCCCAACTGCCGGCGCTTTATCCGGCAGATGCGCTTGATGCAGGCGACACTGAAGATCCTGCCCGAGCCGCCCATTGCTGATGTGGATGCGTTGGCCGAACGCCTGGCCGCCGAGCGTTCGCGCGAACAGTAA
- a CDS encoding RNA polymerase sigma factor, which translates to MAAADDAHLLERLLKGEQRAYKEMVTTYQSAMRAVAYAIVGQRHADEVVQDAWLSVVRNLAKFEGRSSLKTWLLTITANSAKGRYKQNRREVLLDDLPSPHGTIGDDRFVPDDGHWAVAPFAWHQDTPEALLTEDELRECLEHTLASLSELQSSVLLLRERQGLELEEICNLLTLSLSNVRVLLHRARLKVFATVEHFEETGEC; encoded by the coding sequence ATGGCAGCAGCGGACGACGCGCATTTGCTTGAACGATTGCTCAAGGGCGAGCAGCGGGCCTACAAGGAAATGGTCACCACCTACCAGAGCGCCATGCGCGCCGTGGCCTATGCCATAGTCGGGCAGCGCCATGCCGACGAAGTGGTGCAGGACGCCTGGCTGTCGGTGGTGCGCAACCTGGCGAAGTTCGAAGGGCGTTCCAGCCTCAAGACCTGGCTGCTGACCATCACGGCCAACTCGGCGAAGGGCCGCTACAAGCAAAATCGCCGGGAAGTGCTGCTCGATGACTTGCCGTCGCCCCACGGCACCATCGGCGATGATCGCTTTGTGCCCGACGACGGCCACTGGGCCGTCGCGCCGTTTGCCTGGCACCAGGACACTCCGGAAGCGCTGCTTACCGAAGACGAACTGCGCGAATGCCTGGAGCACACACTGGCCAGTCTTTCCGAGTTGCAGAGCAGCGTCTTGCTGTTACGCGAACGTCAGGGCCTGGAATTAGAGGAGATTTGTAATCTTCTGACACTATCGCTCTCCAATGTTCGTGTGCTGCTGCATCGAGCACGGCTTAAAGTCTTCGCCACGGTGGAGCATTTTGAGGAAACCGGCGAATGTTGA